The Anopheles maculipalpis chromosome 3RL, idAnoMacuDA_375_x, whole genome shotgun sequence genomic sequence CCAACCGCGGTAGAAGTTCATCGATCCGTCAAACCGATGTTGTATCACAATCCATCCTCCCGACTCGTATTCTTGATCGCACAACACAGTTATCGGTTTTTTGAAAGGCTTTTCCGGTTGAATCGTGTACACTCCAGACACCGAAAAAGGTAGCTTGTTGCAAGACGCATAATTGCGACTTTGACTGATTGTAGTCATACTTTCTCCATTAAAAGGGTATATCGTTGAATTGCAACATCCCTGGGAAAGGTAATCTTTCAACTGGGAATTCGTAACCAAAAGTTTCTGCTCAGCTACAACACTTGAAAGATCACGTTGAATTGgggtgagatttttttcaatgaaCCTTCCATTTAGTTGTAGTTGATTTAATGCATCGGCCGATAGCTTTGCCGTCCAAGCTAAATTCTCGACATTCTTAATGAGATTATCTATTTTTGAACTCAAAATGGCAAATTTTTCCTCTGTAGCCAATTTACGGTCGATCAGTTGATGCTCTAGCGCTTGCAGTTTCACAATAACCAATTCAAACGCGAATCCACCTGAAGGCGCACTTGATAATGCGGCTGACTGACACTGGGACTTTATTACATTGCACATCAGTAGTAACAATAATAGGCCAGCCTTTTTCGACATGATGATAATTCAAGTGAAAATTTGCTACTGAGTGAACAGCTGCCAAGCTTTGCAGATTATGTTGAGCAGTGATGATTAACCGGctcaaataaaatttctaaTCTTATACGATCTTTCAAACCATGAACGCAAAGAATATTTTGAATGTGTATTCCAGTCTCACTGATAAAGAAATTGCTCATGCTACTACACTGCTATCTTCCTGGCTAGAGATAACTCTGGTGACTGATTTATTGTGATGATCGcaacttcctttttttatgccCGCGCTTATtacaataatatttaaacattcactatcgtttgtttgtaaatGACTGCGAGCAGTATTCACACAAATACAGCAAATATGAAATATAAGTCacactaaaaaaaatgtgttcctGTGTTCCAGGGGAATCCCCGGATCAGTAGCGGATTTAAGGTACCTTGTAGGGGCGCTCGAAACCGCCGTAAATTCAGCAGCATCGATGAGATAGGGACTCCCGCCTTCTATTGCGTGTGGGGCCTTTAAgtgaaaaaatggcaaaatggaTTATATTTGTTACCGGACCTATACCTAAAACAGTAAGGTATCAAATATGTTGGGGTTTGCTTAGAACGAGTAGctagaaattaaataattgctATCTCTTTtagcacacataaacacattgAAATTATGAACCATCCACATATTTTAAATCATCCCAAACCTCTAAAGATTTTAACATGAGTGCAAGgatgctttttaaaaaatcgtcaAAACATTCGtaatgtttacaaaaatagcaaaaaatatACATCTTACGGTTCAactattttcttaaaaaacGGATTGTATTGCAGTTTTAAACGTAGCTCAAAAACAACATTCTAGGTGGCGCTATAAGCAGTAAGGGGAATATCAGAATGTTGAATTCTTAACTTTAATTTAGCAacaatttgcttttttcgtgGTTCCTCGAGAGTCACGATTTTTCtattaagtaaataaaaacctGCTCttgattaaaattgaattaaccCTG encodes the following:
- the LOC126562500 gene encoding ficolin-1-like, with translation MSKKAGLLLLLLMCNVIKSQCQSAALSSAPSGGFAFELVIVKLQALEHQLIDRKLATEEKFAILSSKIDNLIKNVENLAWTAKLSADALNQLQLNGRFIEKNLTPIQRDLSSVVAEQKLLVTNSQLKDYLSQGCCNSTIYPFNGESMTTISQSRNYASCNKLPFSVSGVYTIQPEKPFKKPITVLCDQEYESGGWIVIQHRFDGSMNFYRGWQEYKEGFGNLEGEFWLGLDLIYQLTNSGPHELVILLEDFDGNKSYAKYDQFQIGTEDKKYALTVIDGYSGTAGDSFGDAKAAKFSTYDSDNDIHHTNCAEVYHGAWWYKGCHNSNLNGKYLRGPTVEYATGMVWKSLRGYHYSLKISKMMIKPKY